A genomic segment from Paenibacillus sp. FSL K6-1096 encodes:
- a CDS encoding dipeptide ABC transporter ATP-binding protein: MTTLLEVRNLKKHYPIRKGFFAKQVGAVKAVDGITLSVEQGETLAVVGESGCGKSTTGRAILRLIEPTDGEIRFGGTDVRALNPEQLRKFRTDMQMVFQDPYASLDPRWTVQRILEEPLRTHGSAPAGELKSRVEQLMEVVGLSPYQAHRYPHEFSGGQRQRVGIARALALNPKFIVCDEPVSALDVSIQAQVLNLMQDLQEQYGLTYMFISHDLSVVKFISDRVAVMYLGRIVELAPTKELFAKPLHPYTQALMSAVPVPNPGLKKERIVLTGDVPNPETPPSGCAFHPRCPYAVDRCRTETPELREVDSGHQAACHLV; this comes from the coding sequence ATGACGACATTACTTGAAGTCCGCAATCTTAAAAAGCACTATCCGATCCGCAAAGGCTTCTTCGCCAAGCAGGTCGGCGCTGTCAAAGCGGTGGACGGGATCACCTTATCCGTGGAGCAGGGGGAGACGCTGGCGGTGGTCGGCGAATCCGGCTGCGGCAAATCGACCACCGGCCGGGCCATCCTGCGGCTGATCGAGCCGACGGACGGCGAGATCAGGTTCGGGGGCACGGATGTACGGGCCCTGAATCCTGAGCAGCTCCGCAAGTTCCGTACCGATATGCAAATGGTGTTCCAGGACCCGTACGCCTCGCTCGATCCCCGCTGGACGGTTCAGCGCATTCTGGAGGAGCCGCTTCGGACCCATGGCTCCGCTCCAGCAGGCGAGCTAAAAAGCCGGGTTGAGCAGCTAATGGAGGTAGTGGGCTTATCCCCCTATCAGGCCCACCGCTATCCCCATGAATTCTCCGGAGGACAGCGCCAGCGGGTCGGGATCGCCCGTGCGCTTGCGCTGAATCCGAAGTTCATTGTCTGCGATGAGCCGGTATCCGCGCTGGATGTCTCCATTCAGGCCCAGGTGCTGAACCTGATGCAGGATCTGCAGGAGCAATACGGCCTGACGTATATGTTCATCTCTCACGACCTGTCGGTCGTGAAGTTCATCAGCGACCGCGTGGCGGTGATGTACCTGGGGCGGATTGTGGAGCTGGCCCCGACCAAGGAGCTGTTCGCGAAGCCGCTGCATCCGTATACGCAGGCGCTGATGTCCGCTGTACCGGTCCCGAATCCGGGGCTGAAGAAGGAGCGCATCGTCCTGACCGGAGATGTGCCGAACCCAGAGACTCCGCCCTCCGGCTGCGCCTTTCACCCCCGCTGTCCTTATGCGGTGGACCGCTGCCGGACGGAGACACCGGAGCTGCGTGAGGTGGATTCGGGCCATCAGGCAGCCTGCCACCTGGTATAA
- a CDS encoding D-alanyl-D-alanine carboxypeptidase family protein encodes MRKIRYVTLALCIAVSVLGGATGAFAEEKAKGNAGSGSAGGASAADLAPGARSAILMDASTGTVIYQKNSHDKLPPASITKIMTMLLTVEALDEGRLQLTDKVRTSEYAASMGGSQIFLEPGEEMTVDDMLKGIAMASGNDASVAMAEKIAGSESAFVDLMNEKAKELGLKDTHFANCNGLPAANHYSSAHDIAVISRELLKHEQIIKYTGSYQDYLRKDSPKPFWLVNTNKLVRFYTGADGLKTGYTSEAKFCLSATASRDGLRAVAVVLGEPNTKTRNSEVSAMFDYLFSQYKLHTIHKAGDTIGTVRVEKGVKSQLPLVAEEDYSILLRKGVTQEGIRHELVLNEHVKAPVAEGQTVGKLVVYQGNDMLKEYELKAGENIAKAGWWKLFKRATGSMFTKD; translated from the coding sequence GTGAGGAAAATTCGTTATGTTACGCTTGCGCTGTGCATCGCCGTATCGGTTCTGGGAGGGGCAACAGGCGCCTTCGCCGAGGAAAAAGCCAAAGGCAACGCGGGTTCCGGCTCCGCCGGAGGAGCTTCTGCCGCTGATCTGGCCCCTGGAGCACGCTCTGCCATTCTCATGGATGCCAGTACAGGCACGGTTATCTACCAGAAGAATAGCCATGATAAGCTTCCGCCGGCCAGTATTACCAAGATTATGACTATGCTGCTGACGGTGGAGGCACTGGATGAAGGACGGCTGCAGCTAACCGACAAGGTGCGGACCAGCGAGTATGCCGCATCGATGGGCGGTTCACAGATTTTTCTGGAGCCGGGTGAGGAAATGACGGTGGACGATATGCTAAAAGGTATCGCGATGGCCTCCGGCAATGACGCTTCTGTAGCCATGGCAGAGAAAATTGCCGGCTCGGAGAGCGCGTTCGTGGACCTGATGAACGAGAAGGCGAAGGAGCTGGGCCTGAAGGATACGCATTTTGCTAATTGCAACGGGCTGCCGGCAGCGAACCATTATTCCTCCGCGCATGATATTGCTGTCATCAGCCGGGAGCTGCTGAAGCATGAGCAGATTATCAAATACACCGGCTCCTACCAGGATTATCTGCGCAAGGATTCGCCCAAGCCGTTCTGGCTGGTGAATACGAACAAGCTGGTGCGCTTCTATACGGGGGCTGACGGCCTCAAGACCGGCTACACCTCGGAAGCGAAGTTTTGCCTGTCCGCTACGGCGTCGAGAGACGGCCTGCGTGCGGTAGCGGTGGTGCTGGGCGAGCCGAACACCAAGACGCGTAACAGCGAAGTGTCGGCGATGTTCGACTACCTGTTTTCCCAGTACAAATTGCATACGATTCACAAAGCAGGCGATACGATCGGCACCGTACGAGTAGAGAAGGGCGTCAAGAGCCAGCTGCCGCTGGTTGCAGAGGAGGACTACAGTATCCTGCTCCGTAAAGGAGTGACCCAGGAAGGAATCCGCCATGAGCTGGTGCTGAATGAGCATGTGAAGGCGCCGGTGGCTGAAGGCCAGACGGTCGGCAAGCTGGTGGTGTACCAGGGGAACGACATGCTGAAGGAATACGAGCTGAAGGCAGGCGAGAATATCGCCAAGGCCGGCTGGTGGAAGTTGTTCAAGCGGGCTACAGGCTCAATGTTTACGAAGGATTAA
- the spoIIAB gene encoding anti-sigma F factor, whose translation MTNSSKARNFMSVQFAALSENESFARVVVAAFVSRLDPTMEELNDLKTVVSEAVTNCIIHGYDSDPEGIVSISASIEKETVHLVIEDQGRGIEDLELAQQPLYTSKPELERSGMGFTIMENFMDEFEVTSEPGRGTSISMKKTIVSKKALYN comes from the coding sequence ATGACGAACAGCAGCAAAGCCCGTAATTTCATGAGTGTCCAGTTTGCCGCATTGTCGGAGAATGAATCGTTCGCGCGCGTTGTCGTAGCAGCGTTCGTCTCCCGGCTTGATCCAACGATGGAGGAGCTGAACGATCTGAAGACAGTGGTGTCTGAAGCGGTCACCAACTGCATCATTCACGGATACGACAGCGATCCGGAAGGAATTGTCAGCATCTCGGCCTCCATCGAGAAGGAGACGGTTCATCTGGTCATCGAGGATCAGGGCCGGGGCATTGAGGATCTGGAGCTGGCCCAGCAGCCGCTCTATACGTCCAAGCCGGAGCTGGAGCGCTCGGGTATGGGCTTCACCATTATGGAGAATTTCATGGATGAATTCGAGGTTACCAGTGAACCGGGACGGGGAACCTCCATCTCCATGAAGAAAACCATCGTCTCGAAAAAAGCTTTATACAATTAG
- a CDS encoding ABC transporter ATP-binding protein has product MTELLEVSGLCTEFQTAAGTIRAVDGISLSVRKGETLGIVGESGCGKSITSLSIMQLLPKRISRIASGQIRFEGKDMLKMPMNEVRSIRGNRIAMIFQEPMTSLNPVFKIGRQISESARYHMKLSRKEADARAVEMLRKVGIPRPEKIAQQYAHQLSGGMRQRVMIAMAMVCNPQLLIADEPTTALDVTIQAQILDLMRELQKNEGMSILMITHDLGVVAEMCDRVVIMYAGQIVEETDVATLYSQPLHPYTQGLLASLPQLAGDEERLRSIPGQVPNPANLPAGCRFAPRCPVAVDRCREQQPELLEVQPGHTCRCILQQEGVL; this is encoded by the coding sequence ATGACAGAACTGCTGGAGGTATCAGGGCTATGCACTGAATTTCAGACAGCGGCGGGGACCATCCGTGCGGTGGACGGCATCAGTCTGTCAGTGCGCAAAGGCGAGACACTCGGGATTGTCGGTGAATCCGGCTGCGGCAAAAGCATCACCTCCCTCTCCATCATGCAGCTGCTGCCCAAACGGATCAGCCGGATTGCCTCCGGCCAGATCCGCTTTGAAGGCAAGGATATGCTGAAGATGCCGATGAATGAGGTGCGGAGCATCCGGGGTAACCGGATTGCAATGATCTTTCAGGAGCCGATGACCTCACTCAATCCGGTGTTCAAGATCGGCCGCCAGATCTCCGAATCGGCGCGCTACCATATGAAGCTGAGCAGGAAGGAAGCCGATGCCCGGGCGGTGGAGATGCTCCGCAAGGTCGGCATTCCCCGCCCCGAGAAGATTGCGCAGCAGTATGCCCATCAGCTCTCCGGCGGAATGCGGCAGCGGGTGATGATCGCGATGGCGATGGTCTGTAATCCCCAACTGCTCATAGCTGATGAGCCAACCACGGCGCTGGATGTAACCATTCAGGCGCAGATTCTCGATCTGATGCGGGAGCTGCAAAAGAACGAAGGCATGTCGATCCTCATGATTACGCATGATCTGGGCGTCGTCGCCGAGATGTGTGACCGGGTCGTTATCATGTATGCCGGCCAGATTGTCGAGGAGACCGATGTGGCTACCCTGTACAGCCAGCCGCTGCATCCGTATACGCAAGGGCTGCTGGCTTCCCTGCCTCAGCTTGCCGGGGATGAGGAACGGCTGCGCTCAATTCCGGGTCAGGTGCCGAATCCGGCGAACCTGCCGGCCGGCTGCCGGTTCGCGCCGCGCTGCCCGGTGGCGGTGGACCGCTGCCGCGAGCAGCAGCCTGAGCTGCTGGAAGTGCAGCCGGGCCATACGTGCCGCTGTATTCTGCAGCAGGAGGGGGTACTATGA
- a CDS encoding acyltransferase family protein encodes MNKPRELWIDAAKGFSIIFVVMGHSGDAAANHYLSWFRMPLFFILSGLVFKPVEPGRYLQWALKRTRGLMTPYFAYGLLIAAVLLLFTLNVKGFAENIARLLYGGMTLTGPYGVFWFITCLLFTQLLFGYIIRYSRRTQILLIVSAYLLSHLISLTVLRTFNMPWNADVSLLAVTYYAIGFYGKTLIPALLRRYWALPLLLPLSGLVLLLERQGIIHYSLNMKYKEYDALVLDLAVPLMISLTICAAVYQLSKLVPLDWMGALGRNSIAIMYLHLPLNYGLKYLLGTDYGLVPFTLVGVAVPLFAAMWAMRSPVLSRLYLGHGGRSRPVVNAGSVR; translated from the coding sequence GTGAATAAACCGCGTGAATTATGGATTGATGCCGCCAAGGGATTCAGTATTATTTTTGTGGTCATGGGCCATTCCGGCGATGCTGCAGCGAATCATTATCTATCGTGGTTCCGGATGCCGCTCTTCTTCATCCTTAGCGGACTGGTCTTCAAGCCCGTGGAGCCCGGCCGGTATCTGCAATGGGCGCTGAAGCGCACCCGGGGGCTGATGACACCCTACTTCGCCTATGGACTGCTAATTGCGGCGGTGCTGCTGCTGTTCACCCTGAATGTAAAAGGCTTCGCCGAGAATATAGCCAGGCTGTTATACGGCGGCATGACGCTGACCGGACCTTACGGGGTGTTCTGGTTCATCACCTGCCTGCTGTTCACTCAATTGCTGTTCGGATACATCATCCGGTATTCCCGCCGCACGCAAATTCTCCTGATCGTCTCCGCTTATCTGCTGTCGCATCTCATCTCACTGACCGTCCTCCGAACGTTCAATATGCCCTGGAATGCCGACGTATCCCTGCTGGCCGTCACGTATTATGCCATTGGCTTCTACGGTAAAACCCTGATCCCTGCGCTGCTCCGCCGCTATTGGGCGCTGCCGCTGCTGCTTCCGTTATCCGGGCTGGTGCTGCTGCTGGAGCGGCAAGGAATCATCCATTACAGCCTGAATATGAAATACAAGGAGTATGACGCGCTGGTGCTGGACCTGGCGGTTCCGCTGATGATCTCCCTGACGATCTGCGCCGCAGTCTACCAGCTCTCGAAGCTGGTGCCGCTGGACTGGATGGGGGCGCTGGGGCGCAACTCCATTGCCATCATGTACCTGCATCTGCCGCTGAACTACGGGCTTAAGTACCTGCTCGGTACAGATTACGGGTTGGTGCCCTTTACACTCGTTGGTGTCGCCGTTCCGCTGTTCGCAGCCATGTGGGCCATGCGCTCCCCTGTGTTGTCCAGGCTCTATCTGGGGCATGGCGGCCGCAGCCGTCCAGTTGTCAATGCGGGCAGTGTACGATAG
- the spoIIAA gene encoding anti-sigma F factor antagonist yields MNSHVEMEHHRGVLIVRLSGELDHHAADYVRMDMDEAIMRGQVEHLILSLKDLQFMDSSGLGVILGRYKLIRAKGGKMAVCDANAPVKRLLEMSGLFKIMPLYDNESAALSDLEVAL; encoded by the coding sequence ATGAATTCTCATGTGGAGATGGAGCATCACCGGGGTGTGCTGATTGTCCGGTTGTCCGGAGAGCTGGACCATCATGCAGCCGATTACGTACGAATGGATATGGATGAAGCAATTATGCGGGGCCAGGTGGAGCATCTGATCCTTAGCCTGAAGGACCTGCAGTTCATGGACAGCTCAGGGCTTGGAGTCATTCTCGGCAGGTATAAGCTGATCCGCGCCAAGGGCGGGAAGATGGCCGTCTGCGATGCCAATGCGCCGGTGAAGCGCCTGCTGGAAATGTCGGGTTTGTTCAAAATCATGCCCCTATATGACAACGAGAGCGCCGCACTCTCGGATTTGGAGGTTGCGTTATGA